The Sporomusaceae bacterium FL31 sequence TGTACAACATAAAAAAGGCTTTCAGAATTTGGTAATTGATTGGCTTCAATGAACTGTTAGCAGCAGTTCAAAGCCATCATAGCTAGTATTCCCTGTATATCTGACTAGTATCAGGACTGAGTCTAGTCATCATATTGCCGCTAAAATATAAAGGGGTGTCTCCTAACGGTCAAATACCGCAGGAAACACCCTCTATTCCTCTTCCTATGATTCGTCAATCACTCCAAAACCTGTTTACCACAGCACCCGGGCTGCCGCATTGGCCAGCTCAGCCAAAGGCTCTGGGTAAATCCCAATAAACAAGGTGGCAAACATACTGACCATAGCGACCAACCTAAGCGAGCCACTTACGTGAAGCCTGCGCTCATCTCCGGTCTTACGGCTATACATGGCTTTAACCACCAGAATATAGTAGTAGACTGATATCATCGACATGACAAACCCTAGAATAACCAACCACAAATAACCTTGACCGGCGATGGCCATAAAGAGATATAGCTTTCCGGCAAAGCCGGCCAGGGGCGGAATACCGGCCATGGAGATCAAAGAAAGGGTCATGGTCAGTGCCAGTAACGGTGACTTGTGTGATAAGCCGCTAAAAGCCTCAATCGCATCTGAACCACTATGCTCTTCAACAGCAACGACTACGGCAAAAGCGCCGACAGTAGCAATCATATAGAGCACAATATAAAACAGCATTCCTTTAACCCCGGCGGCATTGGCTGCCAGCAGCCCGGATAGGATATAGCCGGCCTGTGCCACTGAGGAATAAGCCAGCATACGCTTAATGCCAGTCTGCCAAATCGCCACCACAATGCCGACAATCATGCTCAGAGCAGCCAACACACTCAGTACCGGCGCCCAGTACAGCTTGAGTCCGGCAAAAGCCACCAGAAACACCCGCATCAGTACGGCAAAAGCAGCAGCCTTCGACCCCATAGCCAACAGGGCGGTAATGGGCGTGGGTGCCCCTTCATAAACATCGGGCGCCCACATATGAAACGGCACAATGGATAATTTAAAACAAAACCCGACTGTTATGAGTCCCAGCCCCATCAGAATAGCCGGGCTGGCAGCCATATTGGCGGCAATTTCTTTGAACAGCAAACTGCCCGTAAATCCATAGATCCAGCTTATGCCATACAGCAGCACAGCACTGGAGGCCGAACCTAAAATCAGGTATTTAATCCCGGCTTCACTGGATTTTATCTTGGCCATATCAAATCCAACCAATACATAAAAAACCACAGCCATAATTTCCAGCCCGATAAAGACAGTCAATAAATCATGCGCTGAAGCCATAATCATCATGCCGAGCAGCGCAAACAGCAGCAAAGCATAAAATTCACCGCTGCTTTCTGTAAATTTTTCTACATAATCAAACGAGAACAAAATAGTCAGCAGCGTTGCCAACAGAAAAACCTGTTTAAAAAACAGGGCTAAACTATCCACGACAAAGAAATCTCGGTATACTGTACCCGCTGTCCCATATTGGGTAAACGTATACAGCAGCACACCTAATATGCCACAGACTGCGAGATATCCCAGACTTCGGCGCGCTTCCTGACGCGGCAGTAATAAGTCAAAGCAGATAAGCAGCACTGCTAGAAGAACAATAGCAATTTCACTGGTTAAAAGCGCAATATTCACTAAAAAACACCTCCCAGCAAGGCTGGTGCAGCCTGTAAATGCTGAACAACCAGCGCTAAGGCCGGTTCCATACCGCTGTTAACCATACCCATGAGCATTTGCGGAAAAACACCAAATAAGATTAAAACCGAGCCTAAGACCAACAGCGGAACCAATTCCACTCCTGCAGCATCACGGCACTGGTCAAATTCGGCCCGCCGCGGGCCAAACAGAACATTGGCCAGTATGCGCAATATATATAACGCTGTAAAAACAATTCCACTAATGGCCAGTAACGTATAGCCGGGATAAGCGCGAAATGCTCCTACAAAGATGGTAAACTCGGGAACAAAGCCAATCAACCCAGGTAAACCTAATGAGCTCATTCCGGCCAGCATAAACCCAGCAGCAATTCTTGGCATTTGGTGCGCCAATCCGCCCAAATCCGGAATATAACGAGTCTTGGTTTTATCATCTACCAGCCCGATCATGGCAAAGAACAAAGCGCTCATCAGGCCGTGTGCAACCATATTGGCAACAGCGCCGTCAATGCTGATCAGATTTAAGGCCGCAAAGCCCAGCAGAATATAGCCAATATGGGAAATGGACGAATAGGCCATGACATATTTTAAATCTTTCTGCGCAATGGCCACAAAGGCCGCATAGAGAATATTGACCACCGCAAACAAGGCAATAAACGGCGCCCAAAAGGCGACCCCAGCCGGCAGCACCAGTAAGCCAAGGCGGATCAATCCATATGCACCAACCTTCTTTAACACTGCTGCATGAAGCATGGATACCCCGGTGGGTGCGGCGGCATAGCCATCCGGAGCCCAGCTGTAAAAGGGCCACATCGAAAGGGTGGAGCCAAAACCGAGCAGCAAGAGAAAAAAGATCACAACCTGAACAGGATCGGACAAATTGCCGGCAGCCTGAGCCAAGGCTTCCATATTAAAAGTCCTTAGTCCGTCCGGTAAGGCGAATAGATAGAGCGACACGACACCGGCCAGCATAAAAGCCGAACCTAGTAATAGGTATATGGTTAATTTCATGCCGGCATATTCTCTGGACACCCGTTTATCCGAACCCCAGCCCAGCACCATCAGATAGCTCGGCACAATCCCCAGTTCATAAAACAATAAGAAAATAAACAAATCCCGGCTGATAAACGTACCGATTGCCCCTACGATGAGCAGCAGGAGGTGAATAAAAAACTCTTTGGGGCGGTCACTGACATTCCAGGATACAAAAATGGTTGAAAAACCCACCAGCACGGTGAGCAGCAATAACGGCAACGAAATACCGTCCACGCCTAAAGCATAGCTCACTCCCAGCTCTCTAATCCAAGAGATCTGTTCGACAAACTGTACTCCGCCAAGACCAACATCATAGGCCCAATACGCGTACAGGGTTAAACCAAGCACGGCAGTCATGATGGCTGCAGACATCAGTTTTACCGCTTTATCGGCACTGCGCGGCAGGCAGGCCAGCAGCACAATTCCAGCAACTGGTATTAATAAAATTGCAGTTAATAATGGAAAACCAGCCATTTAGTAACCTCCCCCGGCCAGCAAGCCCTTGAGTAACGGATCAAACAGCAGCCAGAGTAAGAGCAGCATTGCCGACCCGAACATGACTACCCCATACAAACGCAGATTGCCGCTTTGTCCCCTGCGCAGCAGGTTGCCCAATTGATAAACCAATCCGGCTATCCCCTTTAAAATGCCTTCAACGACGTTAAGCTCCAGCCAGTTCAGCAATCTACCGCAGCCGTCCACAAATGTATGATTCAGCCACAAATACGCCTCATCCAGATAGTACTTATGATAGCTGAGCTGGTAAAATAGGCCGCAGCGCTGCGAAAGCCTGGCTGCGGAGAACTTCCCTGAGCCATAAATCATCCACGCCAGCCCCATGGCAGCCATTGCCAGCAGGGTCGAGCTGCCGGCAATACTCCAATTGAGAGCCGCATGGGCTGCCGGGCCAAACCGTACCCACTCACCAAAGCCAGCTGTATAAGGTATATAGCCGCCAATAACAGCTAGAATCCCCAGCACCACCAGCGGCAGCCGCATGGAGAATGGAGCCTCATGAGGCTGGTTATCAGGCTTTTCGGGTCCGAAAAAGACCACAAATAACAGCCGGGCCATATAAAAGGCAGTCATAAAGGAAGTAATCACAGCAATGGTATAGAGAGGTTTACTCACCTCAGCTACAGCCAGTAAAATTTCATCCTTGGAAAAAAAGCCGGCAAACGGCGGAATCCCGGAAATCGCCAAGACACCGATGGTCATGGCGGCAAAAGATACCGGCATCTTACGGCGCAGGCCGCCCATAGAGAAAATATCGCTTTTTCCAGGCAGTCCATGCAGAACGGCCCCGGCCGCTAAAAACAACAGTGCTTTAAAAAACGCATGGGTCATCAAATGAAACAGCGAGGCGGTTACGCTGCCAACACCGAGCGCCAGCATCATATACCCCAGCTGACTAATGGTCGAATAGGCCAAAATCCGTTTAATGTCCCGCTGTGTCAGCGCTATGCTGGCAGCAAAACAAGCCGTAAAAGCCCCAACCCAGGCAATCACAACCATGGCCTGTGGCAAAGCACTGAATAAAAAGAAGCCTCTGGCCACCAGATACACTCCAGCTACCACCATGGTGGCAGCATGAATGAGCGCCGATACCGGCGTTGGGCCTTCCATGGCATCAGGCAGCCAGACATGCAGCGGAAACTGCCCTGATTTCCCAATCGGGCCTATAAATAACAGCAAGGCCACGATAGTCAGCAATCCGGTACCGTGCTGCACAATATAAGCTGGAACATAGGCGGACAGCACCTGAAAATCCAGTGTACCAAAAACTATTTGCAGCAATAGAATGCCGATCAATAAACCAAAATCTCCAATCCGGGTCGTCATAAAAGCTTTCTTGGCTGCTTCCCGGGCTGAGATTTTATAAAAATAGTAACCAATCAGCAAATAAGAGCATACGCCGACCAGTTCCCAGAATACAAACAACTGAATAAAATTGACTGCAAGCACCAGTCCCAGCATAGCAGCCGCAAACAGGGACAAATAGGCAAAGAAGCGCCCGAAGCCTTCATCCCCATGCATATAGCCGACAGAATAACACTGAACTAATAGTGCAACCAAAGTAACCACGACCAGCATCATCGCTGACAAAGGATCAAGATAGACTCCCATGTCTACCGATAATCCCGGCAGGGCAAGCCACGGAGTGCGCTGAATAAAGGGCTGATCAACGGTGATGCCCTGTGCCAGCACACCTGCGCCCACTCCTACTGCCAACAAAAAACTGATCAGACTCACCCCAATAGAGACCACTGCCGCTAAGGCGGGAATGCGCCGCATAAAAAGTCCGATTACCACACAGGCCATTGCCGGCAGTAATGGAATAAGCCAGGCATGAACCAATGCATATTGACTAAACAAGCTCGTCACCTACTTTCTGATTCTCCATACTACCAGCGCATTTCATCAAGCCTTGCAACATGCACGGTATTACGATCACGATATACGCGAAAAAACAGGGCCAGTCCGACAGCCACTTCTGCTGCCGCTACCGTAATGGTAAAGATGGCAAAAACCTGTCCTGTTAAAATTTCCGGGGTAATATAACGCGAGAAAGCTACTAAATTCAGGTTAACGGCATTTAACATCAGCTCAATACCCATTAATATCCCGACAATAGTCCGTTTGGTCAACACACCATACAAACCAAGGGCAAACACGATAGCTGCTATCGCCAAAAAATGAGTTAACCCAATCATTCTGCATTCACTCCTTTAGCCAGTACAATCGCTCCGATCATTGCAGCTAGCAGCAGCACTGCCGCCGCTTCCATCATAATCATGTAATCGGTCAGAATGAGCTGAGCCAGAACATCTGGAGTATCCTGAACCGGCCCGGCCGCAGAATAGCGCCAAGGCGTATATAGAACAACACCAAGCGTTACGGTTACAAACAAGCCGCTTAAAGCAGCAACCCAGGCTGATGAACTGTTTTCATCGGTTTCATTAGTTCCATGGCGGGTACTCCGGCGAGTCAGCATCGTACCAAGCACAAACACAATCGCAATCGCCCCGTTATAAACCAAAATCTGCACAGCAGCCAAAAAATCAGCCTGCAGCAGTACATAAAGCCCGCCCAGACCAATAAAGCACAATGCCATAAGCAGTGCGCTATGCACCAGATTATTCTTGGTCACAACCCCAAAAGCTGCTCCCACCGTAATGGCGCCAAAAACCACAAAAGCAATGGTATAAGCTAGTTCATTCATCCCGCAGACCTCCCCGGAACAGCAGCATCCTCGGCTGTCTCAGCCGTTTTCTTGAGTGAATGCGCCAGGCAGTCGACATCCAGTTCTTCACGGAAGTAACGGGCATTTTCATAGTTCTTATCCCAGCAAATGGCTTTGGTCGGACAAGCCTCAACGCAATAGTTGCAGTATAAGCACAGCCCGGACTGATATACATAGGACGTTAAGTAACGCTTCTTCTGCTCATTCATCCCAGTGGTCAGGCGGATCACGTGATTAGGGCAGGCCATGGCGCACAGCCCGCAGGCAATGCATTTATGATGATCCAAGTCCAGCTCACCACCGCGAAACCGCGGCGGCATAGTTAATTTTACTTCGGGATACTGTAAGGTTACTTTCTTGCGAAAAAAGGACTTCAGCGTAATGCCCATTCCCTCCAGCAGTCCTTTACCCAGCATAGCTTGCACCTCCTAGAGATAAAACTTATATACGTAAATACCGATCCCGGTCAGCACAACATTGGCTAAAGCCAGCGGCAGCAAAACCTTCCAGCCAAAAGACATGAGTTGGTCAATTCTAAGACGGGGAAAGGTCCAGCGAAACCACATAAACAAAAAGATCATGGCACCGACTTTAATGAGAAACCAAAGCCAGCCTGGCAGCCAGGGACCGCTCCAGCCGCCTAAGAATAACGTGGCAGCAATGGCTGACGCAGCCAGTAGGTTGGCATATTCAGCAAGAAAGAACAGCGCCCAGCGCATGCCGGTATACTCAGTAAATGGACCGGCAACCAGCTCCGACTCCCCTTCGACCAAATCAAATGGTGCCCGATTGATTTCAGCGGTAGCGGTAATCATATACACCACAAAAGCAATCGGCTGAATCACGATAAACCACACCTGTTGCTGAGCAGCCACGATGGTGCTCATCCGCAGCGAGCCAGTCAGCATCACAATCCCCAAAATCGAGAGAACCATCGGCACTTCATAGCTCAGCATCTGAGCCACCGTCCGCATGCCGCCTATCAAAGAATACTTACTATTGGAAGCCCACCCGGCCATCAGAAACGGCAAAACGGACTGGGATGATACGGCAATAAAATAAAAAATTCCGATGTTTAAATCAGCAAAAATAGCCTGATAATCAAAAGGAAATACCGCAAATACGGCAGCAGCCGGAATAAACAGCAGCATTGGCGCTAAAATCCACATCCATTTGTCAGCCCCGGCCGGCATAATATCTTCCTTCGTCATCAGCTTGATCATATCGGCAATGGTCTGCATGCTCCCTCCCGGACCCACCCGGTTAGGGCCTGACCGCAGCTGCATATAGGCACTGATTTTTCGCTCGGTATAGACCAAGACCACAGCCGATAATGAAATAATCGTAAAAATTGCTCCAATATTGAACAGGTTCATGACAATGTCCACCCACTGCGTTTCCGGCAGATAGGCGGTTAAAAAGACTCTGACCAGCCTGGCAAGTTCATAAAGCCCCGTTATTCCTTGCATACACTACAACACCCCTCTCAAGTTCAACAATCTACCTCTCCCATCAGCGAATCCAGCGTGGCCAGGACCGCGACCACATCGGCCAGCAGCAATCCCTGACAAGTCTCGCTCAGAGCCTGTAGATTAATAAACGAAGGACGGCGCACATGCAGACGATACGGTTTGGTCGAGCCATCACTCACAATATAATAGCCTAGCTCGCCACGCGGGTTTTCAATCGAATGATAAATCTCACCAACCGGCGGCTTGAGCACCTTGGGCAGTTTTGTCAGTACCGGCCCTTCGGGCAGCTGCTCCAGCGCCTGCTCGACAATACGGGCACTTTGCTGCATTTCTTCCATCCGCACCAAATATCGATCCCAGCTGTCACCAGTTTTTCCGAGTGGCACGGCAAAGTCAAACCGGTCATAAAACCCATAAGGCTCGGCTTTACGCAAATCATAGTCAACGCCCGAAGCACGCAAGGCAGGTCCGGTCAAACCAATCGCCAGCGCTTGTTCTCCAGTAATGACCGCATTATCCTTCAAACGGTGGTGCAAGATCTCATTGCCGGTCAGCAAGCCGTGCTTTTCGGCCAGCATGCCCGGAAATTCGGCCAAAAACTGGCGAAGGGCCGGGATAAACTCAGAAGGTATATCTTCAGCAACACCGCCAAAGCGGATATAACTATAAGTCTGCCTGGCACCGCAAGCCATATCAAATAAATCCAGAATCCGTTCACGATCACGAAAACCAAACATCATGCCAGTAGAAGCACCAAGATCAATGGCCAGCGACCCCATAAAAATCAGATGGCTGGCAATCCGGTTCAACTCAGTCATGATAATGCGCAGGTACTCAGCCCGTTCTGGAATAACAATACCCATCAATTTTTCTACGGTCTGGCAATACCCCAGGTTATTGCCCATAGAGGAAACATAATCGAGTCGGTCGGTATAGGGAATAAACTGTGCATAGGTGCGGCTTTCAGCTAACTTTTCAATACCGCGATGCAGATACCCCATGCGCGGTGTGGCTTGGACGACCCGTTCACCATCCAGCTCAAGCACGACCTGCAGCACACCATGGGTACTGGGATGCTGCGGCCCCATATTCAGCGTATAAGTCTCTGTCTTTACCATGAATTAATTCCTTCTTCCTCCGGTAGTATACGACTTGCGCAAAGGATGCCCGGTAAAATCATCAGGCAGCAAAATACGGCGTAAATCCGGATGACCGTTAAATACTACACCCAATAAATCGTAAATTTCCCGTTCCTGAAAATTGGCTGAAGGCCAAATTGCCGTCACCGATGGCACCTCAGCGTTTTCGGCTAAACAGCGGGTTTTTAATAATACAGCCTGCCGCAGCGGCAAAGAATATAAGTGATAGACAATTTCCAAGTAGTCAGGGTAATCCACTGCGGTCAAGTTCCGCAGCATATTAAATTGATAACACTCATCGTGCTTGAGCACCTGTACCAAATCAAGCAGTCGTTCCCGTTCAACCAGTAAACATTGCTGAGTATCCTCGCCAATGATTTTGATATCTTCAGGATACAGGGCTTGAATGGTTTCGGCTAATGGGTTATTGTGCAGGCTCTCGCTCATGATTTTTTCCTCGCAACCTCAGGATGATTAATCTTGCGTTTTAGTTCCAGCATGCCATGAATCAAGGCCTCCGGCCGCGGCGGACATCCCGGAATATAAACATCGACCGGCAGAATCTGATCCACACCGGGAACAACGGAATAAGAATCGGCAAAAGGCCCTCCCGAATTGGCACAACTGCCCATAGCAATGACATACTTCGGCTCAGGCATCTGCTCATATAAACGTTTTAACGGTCCGGCCATTGCCCAGGTCAGAGTTCCGGCTACAATCAACAAATCGGCCTGACGCGGCGAAGCGCGGAACACCTCATAGCCAAAGCGCGACAAATCAAAGCGGGCGGCCGCAGCCGACATCATCTCAATAGCACAGCAGGCCAAGCCCGAAGACAGCGGCCACAGCGAATTGCTGCGAGCCCACTTCAATACGGCGTCAAAACTGGCTAAGATGATATTTTTTTGCAGTAAATCCTGCTCCGCTTGGGAGCGCAAATCCGTTACTTCCATTCTAGGGCTCCTTTCTTCCAGGCATATCCCAGCCCGACCACCAGAATACTTAAAAAGATAAACATTTCAACAAAAGCAAATGTTCCTAACTGTTGAAACTTAATGGCCCAGAGATATAAAAAAACCGTCTCAATATCAAAAGCCACAAACACCAGCGCATACAAGAAATAGCTGGCCCGGAATTGAATCCAGGTCTCACCAACGGTATCAACGCCGCACTCATAAGGCAAACATTTCTCGGGACTTGGTTTGCGGGGCCGCAATAAATATGCGGTTCCCAGCGCTATAACCGGAAACACTACGGCAACCGCCAGCAATAACCCGATACTGCCAAACTCCTGTAACATGCTTCTCCCCCTCCTCTGACCGAACAATTGCTACTATGCAACCTTAGTAATAAAACAATTTTCTTTGGACTTGTATTTTGTATTCACATAAAATTCACAGGAAATCCCATGGTTCAAACCGTTCTCGCTGATGCTTTTCTTACTAGCCGTTATCATCGGCATATCACTTGCGGTCTGTACTGCCAGACATCCTAAATTCTTGCACCTTCATGGTAAAATCTTATCAGATAACCATGAATCTGATTATATTTACAAAGTTAAAAAAGCAGTGAGCTTAGTTTTACACCAACTAAACCCACTGCCTAGTTTTTTTAGTTTAAAAAGATACTTCCAGAAAGGACATTTTACTAAATTATAGGCTGTTCAGTCTTGCTCAGTTGGACAAATTGACTTTAAAAGCCATTCTAATCAAGATAAGAAAAGCGAAGCAAAAAGAACGTCCCCTTGCTTCTGCAGGAAGAAGCACAGGGACGTTCTTTTTGCTTCTTTTTTTGCTTCACCCTGGATCTAAATAATTCAGCTCGTCTAACGTTAATGAAAAGCTTGGGGCAAAGACTTCCATAAAATAACTTACTTCAGGTAAAGAACTTTCTTCCAGTTCTTTTTTGATCATATGATAAGCCACGGTAAATTCCTGATTTCCAACCTTCATTTCCTCAAGACACTTTAAATACGCACTGATTTTATCGGCAGCTTTAACAAGCTGCCATAATTCTGCATCTTCCTCTTGCTGAATTAATAAATTTAAGTAGCCCCGTTTTAATGGATCAGGCAGCAGGTTATGCATTTTTTGCTGTGCCATATTCTCAATATCTTTGTAAACCGTGCGAATTTGCGGATTAAAATATTTCACCGGTGTAGGCAAATCGCCGGTAAAAACCTCTGAGACTTCATGATACATCCCCATCAACGCAGCCTTTCCAGAGTCAACGTCCCCGCCAAAATAGGTATTGCGAATTTCAGCCAGTCCATGGGCAATCATGCCAACTTGTAAACTATGCTCTTGAATATTCTCAGAAACGGTATTCCGCATCAGCCCCCAGCGCTGGATAAACTTCATCCGGGACAAAAAAGCAAAGAAATGACTCATGTTATCACCCTCAAAATGTCGTTATTTCATTAAATATTTTAATTGCAAAACTATCACTCATTCCAGAAATATAATCAACGATTGCCTGAATATAATCTTCTTTGTTTTCAAGATGATACAATACCTCGTTCTGATATTTATTCACCTTCAAATTCCGGTGTTCGATAGTTGCATATTTTTGCAGCCAATCAATAAAGCTGGCCACTAATACTGGATAGATGGCCTGATAGCGCTTAAGCTTCGCAATCGTCCTTTTTCCGTTATAGCCATTGAGCAAGGTCTGATAAATGCTTTGGATAATCAGCCTGGCATAAGATTTATAATTATTAAGCCGCTCATGTTGATAAATGTACTTATAGTTAAACCTTTTTAAAGCGTTCATCAGTTCCAAATATTTAGGTGAAAAAGCAATTCCTTTTGCCGGTGAGCTGGTATGGCATAAGTCAACAATAAAATCGTGCATCAGCAAGGTATTGGTAATTTCATTAGCCTTGGCATCCCCAAAATCCCGCCCGATTTTAATTAACTCCTTGACTTCACTCACCGTTAATACCTTGAGTAACAATGCGTCCTCAATATCCCGCCCCAAATAGGATATCTTATCAGCAATTTTGACTACGCAGCCCTCCCAGGTATAGGGTGCGCATTGGTTTGCTTTCTCAATCGAATATAAATCAATATAGTCCTTGCGTGGAAAAATCGAATTCTCATCAACTTCACCGCAATGACAGACGATGCCGTCTCTAACCGCATAGGTCAAATTTAGATTGCGCTCTACCCCTTCTTTGTCAGGCAGTGTTTCGCATTTATCTACAAATCTCAGGCTGTTTTGTTCATGCCAAAAGGTTTTTCCTAGTTCCTTGTGCACGATTTCCTTTAGAAATTCCTCTCCGGTATGTCCAAAAGGAGCATGCCCCAAATCATGACCGAGGGCGATTGCATTGATCAGTTCAGTATTCAGCCCTAGATAACTGGCGATGGTGTAACTCACCGAGGCAACATGATTCACGTGCTCAATCCGGGTACAAATATGATCATGGCGGGTTGCAAAAAACACTTGGGTTTTATGCTTTAGCCGTCGATAAGCGGTGCTATGTAAAATTCGGGTATAGTCGCGGGCAAATTCACTGCGAATATCGTTGGCTTTTTTGTATATCGGATTAACCCGGCTAATATACTGCTCCCAGTTTTCATTTCCCTCACAGGCACTAACCTGACTAAACAGACCGCGTTCCATATCAACACCTCCATGATTCGCATAAGCCAAAACAACTTCTTAATTAATACATTCTGTGTAAATCATTCATGCTGAATGCAAAAAAACCTGCCAAATCATGAAGCAATTGACAGGTTTTAATCAATTTATTGCAGATGCTGCAATATACCAACAGACTGCCAATTGCTGGAGGAATCCTTGACGGATATAGAGTACTTTAGTAGAATAACCCTAACTACGATAAAATTTAAATGCTTCAGATAAATGGTTTCGAATTCATGATTCATTAACCTGTTCTAGAGGTGGTGTTCGCCATGTTGAGAAATTGGAAACCGTATATATTGGGAGCCGTTGCAATGTTCGTGCTGTTGTCAGGACTTTATCTGTTTTTCATT is a genomic window containing:
- the nuoN_1 gene encoding NADH-quinone oxidoreductase subunit N; this encodes MNIALLTSEIAIVLLAVLLICFDLLLPRQEARRSLGYLAVCGILGVLLYTFTQYGTAGTVYRDFFVVDSLALFFKQVFLLATLLTILFSFDYVEKFTESSGEFYALLLFALLGMMIMASAHDLLTVFIGLEIMAVVFYVLVGFDMAKIKSSEAGIKYLILGSASSAVLLYGISWIYGFTGSLLFKEIAANMAASPAILMGLGLITVGFCFKLSIVPFHMWAPDVYEGAPTPITALLAMGSKAAAFAVLMRVFLVAFAGLKLYWAPVLSVLAALSMIVGIVVAIWQTGIKRMLAYSSVAQAGYILSGLLAANAAGVKGMLFYIVLYMIATVGAFAVVVAVEEHSGSDAIEAFSGLSHKSPLLALTMTLSLISMAGIPPLAGFAGKLYLFMAIAGQGYLWLVILGFVMSMISVYYYILVVKAMYSRKTGDERRLHVSGSLRLVAMVSMFATLFIGIYPEPLAELANAAARVLW
- a CDS encoding NADH dehydrogenase subunit M, producing the protein MAGFPLLTAILLIPVAGIVLLACLPRSADKAVKLMSAAIMTAVLGLTLYAYWAYDVGLGGVQFVEQISWIRELGVSYALGVDGISLPLLLLTVLVGFSTIFVSWNVSDRPKEFFIHLLLLIVGAIGTFISRDLFIFLLFYELGIVPSYLMVLGWGSDKRVSREYAGMKLTIYLLLGSAFMLAGVVSLYLFALPDGLRTFNMEALAQAAGNLSDPVQVVIFFLLLLGFGSTLSMWPFYSWAPDGYAAAPTGVSMLHAAVLKKVGAYGLIRLGLLVLPAGVAFWAPFIALFAVVNILYAAFVAIAQKDLKYVMAYSSISHIGYILLGFAALNLISIDGAVANMVAHGLMSALFFAMIGLVDDKTKTRYIPDLGGLAHQMPRIAAGFMLAGMSSLGLPGLIGFVPEFTIFVGAFRAYPGYTLLAISGIVFTALYILRILANVLFGPRRAEFDQCRDAAGVELVPLLVLGSVLILFGVFPQMLMGMVNSGMEPALALVVQHLQAAPALLGGVF
- a CDS encoding NADH-quinone oxidoreductase subunit L, with amino-acid sequence MFSQYALVHAWLIPLLPAMACVVIGLFMRRIPALAAVVSIGVSLISFLLAVGVGAGVLAQGITVDQPFIQRTPWLALPGLSVDMGVYLDPLSAMMLVVVTLVALLVQCYSVGYMHGDEGFGRFFAYLSLFAAAMLGLVLAVNFIQLFVFWELVGVCSYLLIGYYFYKISAREAAKKAFMTTRIGDFGLLIGILLLQIVFGTLDFQVLSAYVPAYIVQHGTGLLTIVALLLFIGPIGKSGQFPLHVWLPDAMEGPTPVSALIHAATMVVAGVYLVARGFFLFSALPQAMVVIAWVGAFTACFAASIALTQRDIKRILAYSTISQLGYMMLALGVGSVTASLFHLMTHAFFKALLFLAAGAVLHGLPGKSDIFSMGGLRRKMPVSFAAMTIGVLAISGIPPFAGFFSKDEILLAVAEVSKPLYTIAVITSFMTAFYMARLLFVVFFGPEKPDNQPHEAPFSMRLPLVVLGILAVIGGYIPYTAGFGEWVRFGPAAHAALNWSIAGSSTLLAMAAMGLAWMIYGSGKFSAARLSQRCGLFYQLSYHKYYLDEAYLWLNHTFVDGCGRLLNWLELNVVEGILKGIAGLVYQLGNLLRRGQSGNLRLYGVVMFGSAMLLLLWLLFDPLLKGLLAGGGY
- the nuoK_1 gene encoding NADH-quinone oxidoreductase subunit K translates to MIGLTHFLAIAAIVFALGLYGVLTKRTIVGILMGIELMLNAVNLNLVAFSRYITPEILTGQVFAIFTITVAAAEVAVGLALFFRVYRDRNTVHVARLDEMRW
- a CDS encoding NADH-quinone oxidoreductase subunit J, whose product is MNELAYTIAFVVFGAITVGAAFGVVTKNNLVHSALLMALCFIGLGGLYVLLQADFLAAVQILVYNGAIAIVFVLGTMLTRRSTRHGTNETDENSSSAWVAALSGLFVTVTLGVVLYTPWRYSAAGPVQDTPDVLAQLILTDYMIMMEAAAVLLLAAMIGAIVLAKGVNAE
- a CDS encoding 4Fe-4S ferredoxin, with product MLGKGLLEGMGITLKSFFRKKVTLQYPEVKLTMPPRFRGGELDLDHHKCIACGLCAMACPNHVIRLTTGMNEQKKRYLTSYVYQSGLCLYCNYCVEACPTKAICWDKNYENARYFREELDVDCLAHSLKKTAETAEDAAVPGRSAG
- the nuoH_1 gene encoding NADH-quinone oxidoreductase subunit H, with amino-acid sequence MQGITGLYELARLVRVFLTAYLPETQWVDIVMNLFNIGAIFTIISLSAVVLVYTERKISAYMQLRSGPNRVGPGGSMQTIADMIKLMTKEDIMPAGADKWMWILAPMLLFIPAAAVFAVFPFDYQAIFADLNIGIFYFIAVSSQSVLPFLMAGWASNSKYSLIGGMRTVAQMLSYEVPMVLSILGIVMLTGSLRMSTIVAAQQQVWFIVIQPIAFVVYMITATAEINRAPFDLVEGESELVAGPFTEYTGMRWALFFLAEYANLLAASAIAATLFLGGWSGPWLPGWLWFLIKVGAMIFLFMWFRWTFPRLRIDQLMSFGWKVLLPLALANVVLTGIGIYVYKFYL
- the nuoD_1 gene encoding NADH-quinone oxidoreductase subunit D, yielding MVKTETYTLNMGPQHPSTHGVLQVVLELDGERVVQATPRMGYLHRGIEKLAESRTYAQFIPYTDRLDYVSSMGNNLGYCQTVEKLMGIVIPERAEYLRIIMTELNRIASHLIFMGSLAIDLGASTGMMFGFRDRERILDLFDMACGARQTYSYIRFGGVAEDIPSEFIPALRQFLAEFPGMLAEKHGLLTGNEILHHRLKDNAVITGEQALAIGLTGPALRASGVDYDLRKAEPYGFYDRFDFAVPLGKTGDSWDRYLVRMEEMQQSARIVEQALEQLPEGPVLTKLPKVLKPPVGEIYHSIENPRGELGYYIVSDGSTKPYRLHVRRPSFINLQALSETCQGLLLADVVAVLATLDSLMGEVDC
- the nuoC_1 gene encoding NADH-quinone oxidoreductase subunit C; the encoded protein is MSESLHNNPLAETIQALYPEDIKIIGEDTQQCLLVERERLLDLVQVLKHDECYQFNMLRNLTAVDYPDYLEIVYHLYSLPLRQAVLLKTRCLAENAEVPSVTAIWPSANFQEREIYDLLGVVFNGHPDLRRILLPDDFTGHPLRKSYTTGGRRN